CCAGTTCATCTTCTGCCTCTGTTTTCATGCCGTAGGAAATGCCAAAGCCTTCTCCATCTAGCGAGAAGTCTCTCTCGTACTGAGCAGAATCCTTTCTGCTGGAGTCCTTAAACTCCtctgctttctctttcttttcaccTTTCTCTTTCTTGGCTCTGTCCTTTTCATGGCTTttcttggaggaagaggaggagtgccTGTTCCTCTCCCGCTCCCTGAGTTTATCTGGCAAGCAAGACAGAGGCTCTTTGCATTTCTCCTCAGAGGCATCTACCAGAGTAAGGTTTGGACAATCAAAGAGACTGGTCAGAACAGGTTCTTGTCCTCGGTCTGTAAAGCTGTCGGAAGAAATCTCACTTATTTTATCATTGGAGTCATCTCTGTATTCATTTAGAGCTTCTTCTTCCAGTTTTTCCAGCAAGCTTTTCTCTGGCTCCCCACTTTTTGAAGACCGCTTCTCCTTTGCGTACTCTTTCTCCAGCTTATCCTTGTGCCTGTTCTTAGCCTTGTCTTCTCCTGCATGCTTCTTTTCTGCTTTCTCGGGGAGTTTCTGCTTGGTCTTCCGTTCTGGAGCTGAGTCTACTGAgcttctctctttcctctctttgTACTTCTCTGCAGAATCTTTGTCCCTTTTCTCTTTATGTTTCTCGAAGGaacatttctcttttttctccttcccaccctcgGCTAATCCTTtgtccttcttcttctctttggacTCTTTGTCTTTCTGTTTTTCAGCAGAATGTTGCCTATCAGAGGAATATTTCCTGTGCTTGTCAGGGAGATAAAGGTCTCTCTCAGCCGCCACGCTGTCATCTTTGTCTGGCAGACTCTCCAGCCGGTGCATTTCGCTCCCAACGCTCTCTCCCAGTTTGAATCCGCCCAGGCTGTAGTCGTCTTTCTCATCCTCACTTTCATCGGTGAAGATGTCAAGGATGTTGTACCAGCTTTTCTCTCGGcctttcttctcctcccttctctcATGGAAGTCCTCTCTATCCCCAGAAaagttcttctccttcttctctttaaGCTGGTCTAAAGAAGCCTTCCTCTCTTTATCTTTGTTGTGAAGATCTTTATATTTCTCTTttgtatctttcttttctttatagcCTTTATCCAATTCTTTGTCTTTCTGGTTTTTTTCAGACAGAGTCTTCTCATTTCTCTCTTTGTCTTCTACTTTGGATTTTTCCTTATActtttctgattttaatttttctttcttgtcCTTCTCAGGCATGTCCTTCTTCTCCTTTCCAGAATGATGCCTCTCCCAGGTCTCCACATTTTTACCACTAAATTCAGGATCAGATTTTTCTTTGAAGAATGCTTCACAGCCGTAGTCTTTGAATTCATCTCGATAGGATTCCTCTTGTTTAATTTTAACATCTTTCCTGTCCTTAGAGCCATCGGACAAGTCTCTTCTCTCTTTGCTAATTTCACTAgtatccttttccttcctttctttaaaGCTTTCAGCAGAATCCTTCCTTTTCTTGTCTTTTTCAGGAAGATAACTGGGGATTCCTTTATGCTTTTCGGGTTGGTCCTTTTTCCTCTCAGAGTTTTTCTCAATGTATTCTCGGTCCTTCTTTTTGAGAAAAGTGTCCTTTTCATTGCGCTTCTCATTGTATTCTCGCTTCTCTTTTGCTTTACTCTCCCGCTTCTTCTCCTTGACTTCCTCCTTCACGGTTTCTATGATGAGTTTTGCCACAGTGTCATTTTTCACCTCCCTGTAGTCTGTCACGGGTGAATCCCAGCCATCCTCTCCTTTGAAATCAAAAGAAGAATCAGATGACAAATCTGAAAACCACCGGTCCTGCTGATCGTCAGAGAGGCTGCACTTTGTGTCTTCGCTTTCCTGAAACTGGTTTTTATTGGTGAAGTCTTCAAAGCTGGACTCCTCTCGGTAACTTTTATCTTTTCTgcatttctctttctcctctttcatggttttctctttctctggctttgctagtttttcttctttcagttcgTTTTTCTTTTCCACCTTGGATTGCTTGTCTTTGGATTTTCTCTTCCGGTCCTCCTTGTGCATTTGAGGCTTCTCCTCTTTAGGTGATTTCTCCTTGATGGGTTTCTCTTTATCCGATCTGCCACTCTTTTCTTCTCTAAAAGATTTACTGATGTCTTTGTTTGCCTCCTTTGCTTTTTTCAGCGACTTTTCCTCTTTGGAATTTTTTCCAGCTTCATCTTTAAACAGCCAGTCCTTCTCCTCGGATTTAGTTCTGAGGAATTTCTCTTCTTTCTTGAACTGCTCTCGCTCGTGCTTTAGTGCCTTGAGTTTGCTTTCGACGGAGCTTTCAGTCTCTACAATCAAAGCCTTTTCAGGTTTCTGCTTAGAGTCCTCGTACTCAAAAGAAAAGGCCTTGATTATCTTAATGTCTTGGGTGGCAGGGCACTGGCCCCTCtctttgtttttgtgtttatgtTTCGTTTTATGCTTTTTTACAACTTTCCCTTCCTTGTCCAGCTTTGGAATAGCGCCGTCAACGTTGGCATGGAATGAATTCTTTTTCTCCACCACCATCGCTGGCCCGTGCTGGGCACGTTTCTTGTGCTCCTGTTTCTTCCTCACGGGCTTTAGCGACTCCAAGCTTGAATCCTCTGACGTGTAGTCCGACTCGCTTGTCAGCCTTGTCCTCGTCGAATCGGATAAGGAGCTAACATCCGACCAGGCCGGAGAAGAGACAGTTTTCCAATTGTCCGTTCTCCAGTGCTTGGAGTGCTGTTCTATAAGGTTTGGGTTATGTTTCTGTGAGCCTAGGCTCCCGTGGGAAGAGgcagaggaagcagaaagggaATTAAACAAGGACGACTCCTTCAAGACCAATCTGGAGTCTTTTACACAGGTAGCGCTTTGTACAGAGTCTCTGTCGCCCTCCTCGCTCTCCAGGTTTTCACTCTCCGACTCGGAGGAGCAGAATTTGTCATTCTTTTTGCCGAACCGGACATCCTTGCCCTTCGCCTCCTTCTTACGTTTCTTCTTCACTttgtttttctccttctgctgttTGGCATTTGACGGTTCTCGTGTCTTGCTGCTGGGAAGGATGGAGTGAGTGGTCAGCCGCAGCTTCTCCCCTGTCCCCGCTGCGATGCCGGCGTCCTCTTCGTCAGACGTGTCCGAAAGGATGCGATGGGCCGCTTTCTTTGGTGTGATTGTGCTGTTTTTAGGATAAGGTTTCACTTCCATTTTGGGGATGGAAATAAAACTATTTGCTTTAGTCTCTTTCCTGTAATCCTTTTTCAGCAAGTGTTTATCGTCGACTGGTGGGACCCGGTCCTGCTCATCATCCTCGTCGAATTCGTACTCGTCTTTGACGGGCGTGTTGGTTTTTGGCGGCTCCTGGTTCTTGGCCTTGTGCTTCAGGCCCTTCTCAAACTCTGAGTCCGTGTTGTTGCCATCGATGGAACTGGATGGCGCAAACGAAGGAGCGTCTTCCTCCTCTGAGGTCTCTGGGGAAACAAAGAGCACAAAGAAAGGGTGAGGCATAGCAGCTCCGCCCCCACCCCCGAGCTAGCAGCCTTCTGCACAAAACCTGCCCACAATACCTGAAGGGATAATCTATCTTCTATGTGCAAAGCAGAGCTGCGGCTGCTCTACCTACACGGTGGTCAGAGAGGTCCTCTGGAATAAAAGGCCAAAGCTGCGCAGGGAGTCAACGGCAGGAGTCCGTTTGGAGCATCTGGGCAGAAAGGGTGCAAATCTGGCAAGAGCTGTGGCTGGGCAAAATCCACTCGTTTCAAAAGGGACCCTGTACCCAAAGATGCAGCACAGCTGGAAGTCTGCCTTGCCCAATCCACGACCAGAGAGACACCATGTCCGTTTCCCACTTGggcattggtttttttaaaaacaaaaacacaagtaTTGGTCATGCTTTGCGCATTTGCTTCTCGATGGAACGTGGCAGATTCCGTTCCATTTCCTGAGCATCTCAGAGCTCCAGAGTAAGAGTTGCAAGAGGGCCCCAAATCACACTTTTTCTGAACCTCTACAAGGCGTCCCTGCATCTCGGGTGAGAGGGCCGAGAGAGCACAGGGGCTTGTCTCAGATTACTCACAGAATGGAAGGCAAAGGTGGGACTTCCACCAGGAcgccacagctcttaaccagtcATCCCCTCCTCTGCACTGACTCTGTCACCTGGTGAAAGCTTCTAAGCATCTTGTCCTTGGATTTAATCTCCCTCAACTCCCTTCTCCGGCCTCTGATCATCTTTCCTGCTCTACAGGCAATGCAACCACATCTCTCAGCCAGCAGCCTAATAAGAGAGAGTGCAGTGCCCACCCACCTTTTTTCACCGTTCCTGGCTAAGAGACTGTTTTTACCACAATGCCATCTATATTGGGCACAAACCTACCTGTACAATGCAGTATGAAGTTACCAGGTGGCGATGCTGGTAAGTGAACAAGGGCAGCAAACAGTGCAGCTGATGGCTAGGGGAGTGCCTCAGTGGCACACTATGGGGCAGGGGCAGGAGAACAAGCAAGTTCCTTCCCCCATTTCTACTGTGCTCTGGTCTGTACGCGATGGCTGTGCCACTTCCGCACACTGCACAATTCAATGCAGTCAGTGGGGAAGTACCTCCCGCAGTCAGTGGGGAAGTACCTCCCGCTCCACGTTTTCCATGTTTAGCTGGTGGATATGCCTCCAGCAGAGGTGAGGTGCTGagaaaaagtgggggagggaaaataacCAGCCGCTCAAGGTCACTTACAGTGGTGTGAGCAAAGCCCTGACACGGGGACCGCCTCAGGGCAAAGCACTCAGCATGCCATCCCATTCGCCTTCTGCCCGGTCACCTCTAGGACCAACAACTGTGCAGCACCCCTGGAGCCTTTTCTGGAGCACTCGTTCAGGTGCTGACCTCCGACGATAGGCTCTTGCAAGCACATAGTAAGGGGGCATAAATGCAAAAGTCAAGGGGctgagggcatcaggaaaggtcCTGGCAGGGAGGAGGGGTCAGGAGCACAACACGTGCCACGCAGATGCTTGCAGGTGTATTCTTTGCGTATTCGTGGACCGGTGACAAAGACCCCTCCGTCTGGGGGGAATGCATCTAGGCAGTGGCATGAGCGAGTGCATGCCCTTTGGATTTTGGTTAATTAGACGCGACTTGTCGGATTGGCCCCAACGGCGGCTCTTTGGAGAGGCTGCCCTTTCTAGAGACACCCTTGTCTGAGCCACACCTATGCTGGGTCCTTCACACCACAGCCTTACCTGTGGAACTCTCTTCACTAGAAGGATACGTGGCCTTCCCAAGCAGCAGGTTCACCATGGTgggggaattcgctacttttaatgGCGTCTCTCCTCTCCTGTTAAGCTGATGAGGATTTCCTCCATAATGTAACAACAATTTCACCACCTATATGAAAATAAAGTCTCGGTAAACTGCATCAGAAATAGATGCTTATATCCTGTATCAGAGAAAGCGAAACAGTCCCCTAAAGGCTGACAGACCATTTCACCGCCAGACAGTGGTCAGGTGGCTAAGTGGAATATGGCCCACAAGCAGAGTCTGTATGAACCAGTGAGAGAAAACAGGCATTGCCAGTATAAGGATCCAAATACATCCACACAGAGAGAGGGTCAAAcagcagggaagagaaagaagtctGCCGGCGATCCGGAATGGCCGCCACCAGCCAGCTTAGGCCAAGCATGGACCACTGATGCGACTCCAGATCCCGGGAGAGCTCCTTATCCTTCTGCAGACACCTTTGCcttaccccccttttctctcttgctTTCAAGGATCAAACAGGGCAGCTACATTTCAGACACCTGAAGATAAGGGCACCACGGCACATATCAAGAAGGCAACAAGACACTGGCTTACACAACAGTTGGGCTGTCAAGTTAATCTCAGCAGGTTCTTTGTATGTGGAATGAAGAGCAAGCAGGACAGTCCCCAGCTAATGGCTGGAGGGAAATAACCAGGAGAGCTTACAAAGGGTCCTTTAGTGGCCAGGGACAGGAGATGGTCTAACAGGCCGAAATCTGGGGAAAGGCAGTTTGAGACAACTTAAGAGCCGCTGATTCAAGAACTGACCTTGTAGTGCCCGTTGCTGGCCGCGTCGTGCAGCGGAGTATCATCGTCCAAGCCCTTGGTGTTCACCTCGGCCCCTGCAGCGAGCAACTGTTTTGCAACATCGTAATAACCCCGGTTGCATGCCTCGTGCAAAGCCGTCCAGCCTGCCAATGGGGACACAGACAGACACATGATAGGGATGGCCTATTTCAATCAGAAACCGTGTCATGATGACGCCTCAATGGATGATGCTGGCTGCCAACACTGAGGCTGCACTACAGATCCACTGCCCGGCCTTCGTTTGCACAAGACAACAGGTGCTTGCTTGGTATTTTGCCTGACTATGCAATATATATACTCTAGCTCCTCACTTCAAATAAGTAAAGAACAGATGTTTAGCCAACTGAGAAAGcggaacccacccaccccaatttgAGCTACAGATTTGTCTCTCCTCATCTTTTCCGGAGAGGAACGCACCTGCTGGAATGTAGCCAGCATGCAGCTGTTCAGAATTGCCATCCCAACTGAACCTGAGTTGGTGAGACACAGACAAAGAAGCCACCTGAGAAGACTGCTTGCATTACTGAGGGCTGAGTGGCCCTGGAGGCAGGGAATGCTGTGGCACAAAAACAGAAAGCGCTCATCTCAGGCAAAGCTCCAGGAACAACATAAAGAAAGGATGCAATCACGTTGGAAAGGCAAGCTGGCCTTTGGGCAGTCCCTTTGAGGGAGCCATGCTTGGAGTTCCCGAAAGGAAATCACTTGAGACAGCACAGGGCAGATGGGTAAATATGTTGTCTCTTGCACCCCCGGTCCAGTGGGGAAGAGCCACACTTGAACTGGGAACCAGTGCTAGGTACATACAACGGTTTGCTACACTGGTGCTCCAGACTGAACCTGTCCACAACCTGTCTTCTTCACTCTACTGCTCCTTCTGAATGCAATACTAAGATGATCAGTAGCACCCAGCTAACGCAGCATGTTCTACACATAGGAGAATCCTTGGGAACATACTGGGGTCTGATGGAAAAACAAGTATTGGGAACATCATTGTTTCTTGCTCAGTCCCAGTTCCAGCGGGGAAACTCAACTAGCCAATAATATTTCCTTTACGTATTGAACCCTttgctcttttctccttcccaaccCAAGTAACTACCTGCAAAGTCTTTCACGTTGACATCTGCGCCCTCAATGATGAGTTCCTTGATGCGTCGGGCGTCTCCTCGGATAGCTGCCCTGTGCAACCGAGTCTCTCCCCGTTCATTTCTCTTGTTTACTTTATCTttggttttggaggcagagttagGAGTTCCCTTCTGACAAACTGTGGACTGAGAGGGATGCTTTGGTGTTGTATCTACTGCTGGTGGAAGAGACGGAAGAAGAAAACACGGGTGAGGGAGGAGCTCAGCCCAAAGCCACCCCCCAAGCCTTTAGAGGGAGCTGTTGCCCTAGATTTCAATCCTGCCATCAAGCTGAGGCAATGGCtgcgtgggggaggggggcgttaATCTTCCAAGGCAGAGGAATGCCTTTGCACACACAATGGAGACATTAATGGAAGGCTGTGATTAAGCAAAGGCTGGGGAAAGCAGCTGTGGTTTCTCTGAAGGAGGGGAGCGCCCAAGACGCAAGGGAGGAAGCAAAGTCTCCCTTCACAGGAGCTGCAGGTTCGCCAGTCCAGGGAGACCACGCAAGCTCAACTTCACTCTTCACCGACAGCCATGCAAAACTCAAGGGGGGGCTGCCAAGAGGCCACAGAGAGGCCACGGAGCTTGGCATGAGGCACCTCACGGGATGTTTCTGAGATCCCTGAGAGGCAGCACCCACAAAACCCTTCAAGGAACCCACAAGGCATAAATAACCACACGGCGCCAAAAAGCCTGTCCGTACCGGGGCTGTTTGCAGACTCTTCCGCTGTCATCTGCATAAGAAGGGCGACCTGCTGCCGCTCGGATAGTGGGTAACCTGCACGGATTCCTGAAAGGCCCATCCCGAAGAGAAGGCTTGGCTTCCGTGCTGCAGGCTCCTTTTTAATTCTTTTCCGTTCAGGACCCTGCTTTTCTGTTGAACGGGACagatgggggagggagacagaaaaacaaTTTGTACCACTGAAATTCATTCATTTTTAAGACCTTTGCTAATCATAGCTTCCTCTGCAAAGGGTTAATCTTCCAGAGAGCAGAAAACTGTTGGAAGCTTTGTTCTTGAGACAGCCAGCCTTGAAGCACCAAAGAGACCCTTGTCTAAGACCCTGCAAGCAGAGCTTCTGGATGGAACATCTGTCAACTTCAGTATATGGGGGCTCCTCATAGCATGAAGAAGTGCAAAGGCAGACAGCCCATCTCATCTTTTCTGGTTTGGGTTAATTTGTAGGTGACACAGCACTTTGGGGAGTAAACTCTTTTTTTTCAGGCTACATTCTGCTTGGACTTAAATCTAAAGGGATGGAACAAGCCCAGATTAAACAACGTGCTCAATTATGCTATGGTGT
Above is a genomic segment from Euleptes europaea isolate rEulEur1 chromosome 17, rEulEur1.hap1, whole genome shotgun sequence containing:
- the ANKRD11 gene encoding ankyrin repeat domain-containing protein 11 isoform X2; its protein translation is MPKGGCSKTPQSEDFSLSNDMVEKQTGKKDKDKVSLTKTPKLDRSDGGKEVKERATKRKLPFTVGTNGDQKDSDTEKQGPERKRIKKEPAARKPSLLFGMGLSGIRAGYPLSERQQVALLMQMTAEESANSPVDTTPKHPSQSTVCQKGTPNSASKTKDKVNKRNERGETRLHRAAIRGDARRIKELIIEGADVNVKDFAGWTALHEACNRGYYDVAKQLLAAGAEVNTKGLDDDTPLHDAASNGHYKVVKLLLHYGGNPHQLNRRGETPLKVANSPTMVNLLLGKATYPSSEESSTETSEEEDAPSFAPSSSIDGNNTDSEFEKGLKHKAKNQEPPKTNTPVKDEYEFDEDDEQDRVPPVDDKHLLKKDYRKETKANSFISIPKMEVKPYPKNSTITPKKAAHRILSDTSDEEDAGIAAGTGEKLRLTTHSILPSSKTREPSNAKQQKEKNKVKKKRKKEAKGKDVRFGKKNDKFCSSESESENLESEEGDRDSVQSATCVKDSRLVLKESSLFNSLSASSASSHGSLGSQKHNPNLIEQHSKHWRTDNWKTVSSPAWSDVSSLSDSTRTRLTSESDYTSEDSSLESLKPVRKKQEHKKRAQHGPAMVVEKKNSFHANVDGAIPKLDKEGKVVKKHKTKHKHKNKERGQCPATQDIKIIKAFSFEYEDSKQKPEKALIVETESSVESKLKALKHEREQFKKEEKFLRTKSEEKDWLFKDEAGKNSKEEKSLKKAKEANKDISKSFREEKSGRSDKEKPIKEKSPKEEKPQMHKEDRKRKSKDKQSKVEKKNELKEEKLAKPEKEKTMKEEKEKCRKDKSYREESSFEDFTNKNQFQESEDTKCSLSDDQQDRWFSDLSSDSSFDFKGEDGWDSPVTDYREVKNDTVAKLIIETVKEEVKEKKRESKAKEKREYNEKRNEKDTFLKKKDREYIEKNSERKKDQPEKHKGIPSYLPEKDKKRKDSAESFKERKEKDTSEISKERRDLSDGSKDRKDVKIKQEESYRDEFKDYGCEAFFKEKSDPEFSGKNVETWERHHSGKEKKDMPEKDKKEKLKSEKYKEKSKVEDKERNEKTLSEKNQKDKELDKGYKEKKDTKEKYKDLHNKDKERKASLDQLKEKKEKNFSGDREDFHERREEKKGREKSWYNILDIFTDESEDEKDDYSLGGFKLGESVGSEMHRLESLPDKDDSVAAERDLYLPDKHRKYSSDRQHSAEKQKDKESKEKKKDKGLAEGGKEKKEKCSFEKHKEKRDKDSAEKYKERKERSSVDSAPERKTKQKLPEKAEKKHAGEDKAKNRHKDKLEKEYAKEKRSSKSGEPEKSLLEKLEEEALNEYRDDSNDKISEISSDSFTDRGQEPVLTSLFDCPNLTLVDASEEKCKEPLSCLPDKLRERERNRHSSSSSKKSHEKDRAKKEKGEKKEKAEEFKDSSRKDSAQYERDFSLDGEGFGISYGMKTEAEDELDKNMDYLFSDRKEKNDSERELPKKAEKDKACGSSLVSTAKEKKKRDRHKEKWKEEREKHRDKHAEGFFKHHKEEQRSAKEKDSSQVITLKEKSKEEPPKFNDLKMKERLKENQEKDKAECLKMSNGNDKMTLSKEGNKKDSRPREKLLGDGDLMMTSFERMLSQKDLEIEERHKRHKERMKQMEKMRHRSGDPKLKDKAKANEDMRKRSLDLATKKPAALDAQLKDKKLKELGPLAPIVSPENKTQPPVDSKDWIAGPQLKEVLPASPRPDQNRPTGVPTPASVVSCPSYEEVMQTPRTPSCSTEDYTDLMFDCADSQHSLPISTMSMNACSPSFFDRYSNPSTGFPENPSQTPTRTIPSTNLHRSMSVDIRRAPEEEFSVGDKFFRQQSVPATSNYDSPIQHLAEEKVPLPSVPMERFPCLSPGYYSPDYGVPSPKVESLHCAPGTVGTVVQSPESVFSGLQAKSSPSHRDELLAPSVESALPPDLGLPLDATEEQQATASIMPPESSFLPPIEENLFGSSIPEQSSAEWDTTPTQNPDLPLPPGLMGSASDHPVSWSVGSELLMKSPQQGPESPKPFCSPDAEHPTPVPFSSAESPYPISPVPYPLAVAEPGLDKAKEDTGGATPVEMGAAEQQAPFAESPARLDTFFSGCKPVPEEASDMPLQSANMPAESQVEAVSALEKSYVENSTVVPVSAEEPVSWPDPFTNSEDDLDLGPFSLPELPLQAKDVPEAEVAEAVAEGPASAPETVRAGLVGGGVALGEQEELPLTQQSILPGEPEPQADEQKCEGALLEEVTEVIGAQEQKSLKESETPQNLPEATSPDPVQPESKGVEGEEEEGLSSAALPTNSGSQTGLSQASHAECTDTEDGAAAKATNQVSPSQAEAPPEATEPAPKAVVEAPKPPKIEEIPQRITRNRAQMLANQNKQNTAASEKEFPPASAPATRAKGRVTEEEDAQAQHPRKRRFQRSNQQLQQQINTSTQQTREMIQQTLAAIVDAIKLDDIEPYHSDRSNPYFEYLQIRKKIEEKRKILCYITPQAPQCYAEYVTYTGSYLLDGKPLSKLHIPVIAPPPSLAEPLKELFKQQEAVRGKLRLQHSIEREKLIVSCEQEILRVHCRAARTIANQAVPFSACTMLLDSEVYNMPLESQGDENKSVRDRFNARQFISWLQDVDDKYERMKTCLLMRQQHEAAALNAVQRMEWQLKVQELDPAGHKSLCVNEVPSFYVPMVDVNDDFVLLPA
- the ANKRD11 gene encoding ankyrin repeat domain-containing protein 11 isoform X1; this translates as MPKGGCSKTPQSEDFSLSNDMVEKQTGKKDKDKVSLTKTPKLDRSDGGKEVKERATKRKLPFTVGTNGDQKDSDTEKQGPERKRIKKEPAARKPSLLFGMGLSGIRAGYPLSERQQVALLMQMTAEESANSPAVDTTPKHPSQSTVCQKGTPNSASKTKDKVNKRNERGETRLHRAAIRGDARRIKELIIEGADVNVKDFAGWTALHEACNRGYYDVAKQLLAAGAEVNTKGLDDDTPLHDAASNGHYKVVKLLLHYGGNPHQLNRRGETPLKVANSPTMVNLLLGKATYPSSEESSTETSEEEDAPSFAPSSSIDGNNTDSEFEKGLKHKAKNQEPPKTNTPVKDEYEFDEDDEQDRVPPVDDKHLLKKDYRKETKANSFISIPKMEVKPYPKNSTITPKKAAHRILSDTSDEEDAGIAAGTGEKLRLTTHSILPSSKTREPSNAKQQKEKNKVKKKRKKEAKGKDVRFGKKNDKFCSSESESENLESEEGDRDSVQSATCVKDSRLVLKESSLFNSLSASSASSHGSLGSQKHNPNLIEQHSKHWRTDNWKTVSSPAWSDVSSLSDSTRTRLTSESDYTSEDSSLESLKPVRKKQEHKKRAQHGPAMVVEKKNSFHANVDGAIPKLDKEGKVVKKHKTKHKHKNKERGQCPATQDIKIIKAFSFEYEDSKQKPEKALIVETESSVESKLKALKHEREQFKKEEKFLRTKSEEKDWLFKDEAGKNSKEEKSLKKAKEANKDISKSFREEKSGRSDKEKPIKEKSPKEEKPQMHKEDRKRKSKDKQSKVEKKNELKEEKLAKPEKEKTMKEEKEKCRKDKSYREESSFEDFTNKNQFQESEDTKCSLSDDQQDRWFSDLSSDSSFDFKGEDGWDSPVTDYREVKNDTVAKLIIETVKEEVKEKKRESKAKEKREYNEKRNEKDTFLKKKDREYIEKNSERKKDQPEKHKGIPSYLPEKDKKRKDSAESFKERKEKDTSEISKERRDLSDGSKDRKDVKIKQEESYRDEFKDYGCEAFFKEKSDPEFSGKNVETWERHHSGKEKKDMPEKDKKEKLKSEKYKEKSKVEDKERNEKTLSEKNQKDKELDKGYKEKKDTKEKYKDLHNKDKERKASLDQLKEKKEKNFSGDREDFHERREEKKGREKSWYNILDIFTDESEDEKDDYSLGGFKLGESVGSEMHRLESLPDKDDSVAAERDLYLPDKHRKYSSDRQHSAEKQKDKESKEKKKDKGLAEGGKEKKEKCSFEKHKEKRDKDSAEKYKERKERSSVDSAPERKTKQKLPEKAEKKHAGEDKAKNRHKDKLEKEYAKEKRSSKSGEPEKSLLEKLEEEALNEYRDDSNDKISEISSDSFTDRGQEPVLTSLFDCPNLTLVDASEEKCKEPLSCLPDKLRERERNRHSSSSSKKSHEKDRAKKEKGEKKEKAEEFKDSSRKDSAQYERDFSLDGEGFGISYGMKTEAEDELDKNMDYLFSDRKEKNDSERELPKKAEKDKACGSSLVSTAKEKKKRDRHKEKWKEEREKHRDKHAEGFFKHHKEEQRSAKEKDSSQVITLKEKSKEEPPKFNDLKMKERLKENQEKDKAECLKMSNGNDKMTLSKEGNKKDSRPREKLLGDGDLMMTSFERMLSQKDLEIEERHKRHKERMKQMEKMRHRSGDPKLKDKAKANEDMRKRSLDLATKKPAALDAQLKDKKLKELGPLAPIVSPENKTQPPVDSKDWIAGPQLKEVLPASPRPDQNRPTGVPTPASVVSCPSYEEVMQTPRTPSCSTEDYTDLMFDCADSQHSLPISTMSMNACSPSFFDRYSNPSTGFPENPSQTPTRTIPSTNLHRSMSVDIRRAPEEEFSVGDKFFRQQSVPATSNYDSPIQHLAEEKVPLPSVPMERFPCLSPGYYSPDYGVPSPKVESLHCAPGTVGTVVQSPESVFSGLQAKSSPSHRDELLAPSVESALPPDLGLPLDATEEQQATASIMPPESSFLPPIEENLFGSSIPEQSSAEWDTTPTQNPDLPLPPGLMGSASDHPVSWSVGSELLMKSPQQGPESPKPFCSPDAEHPTPVPFSSAESPYPISPVPYPLAVAEPGLDKAKEDTGGATPVEMGAAEQQAPFAESPARLDTFFSGCKPVPEEASDMPLQSANMPAESQVEAVSALEKSYVENSTVVPVSAEEPVSWPDPFTNSEDDLDLGPFSLPELPLQAKDVPEAEVAEAVAEGPASAPETVRAGLVGGGVALGEQEELPLTQQSILPGEPEPQADEQKCEGALLEEVTEVIGAQEQKSLKESETPQNLPEATSPDPVQPESKGVEGEEEEGLSSAALPTNSGSQTGLSQASHAECTDTEDGAAAKATNQVSPSQAEAPPEATEPAPKAVVEAPKPPKIEEIPQRITRNRAQMLANQNKQNTAASEKEFPPASAPATRAKGRVTEEEDAQAQHPRKRRFQRSNQQLQQQINTSTQQTREMIQQTLAAIVDAIKLDDIEPYHSDRSNPYFEYLQIRKKIEEKRKILCYITPQAPQCYAEYVTYTGSYLLDGKPLSKLHIPVIAPPPSLAEPLKELFKQQEAVRGKLRLQHSIEREKLIVSCEQEILRVHCRAARTIANQAVPFSACTMLLDSEVYNMPLESQGDENKSVRDRFNARQFISWLQDVDDKYERMKTCLLMRQQHEAAALNAVQRMEWQLKVQELDPAGHKSLCVNEVPSFYVPMVDVNDDFVLLPA